One part of the Andrena cerasifolii isolate SP2316 chromosome 4, iyAndCera1_principal, whole genome shotgun sequence genome encodes these proteins:
- the LOC143368622 gene encoding triokinase/FMN cyclase isoform X1 translates to MAVGPRKINIVECFLCFTTDYRCIVHAIETGRDSRKKTDKVTQYLRFLPDCCRLYFFSLTFTLDTPNDAFAEYSIHLIESSTKVLPKTMKSLINSIDNAVTETLFGLCYAYPQLEYQPAHKVVLIPNLEARKNKASVICGGGAGHEPFAAGFVGNGMLTAAVSGCIFSAPTSQNVSYAIDRVSLHSKAGILMVIPNYTGDCLNFGIAVEKAKQAGLKITELIVDEDCSIPSSEQGVAGKRGLPGILFVFKIAGALAERGLPLEEIYEIAQNVVKNMATYAVGLTACAIPGQPPMFELTEDEVECGMGIHGEAGYEKIKLKSSNEVVSFMLKHICDSLSLHSGDEVAAIINNFGALSQLEQGIVVHDLIHQLRNLNIHPVRIYSGVLMTSLNSAGIHITLLKLPESYKDTFISCLDEPTNAPKWPGCAYSIPSKIVQSTQSVQSISERLCQVTQNIEHAGLKIDVQYQNILKECLKSACESIIEKEGFINDLDRGCGDGDCGSTLTRLANDILQNINNYYFSHPSSVLSKLAHTAEEQMGGTSGALYCLFFTTAAVELISAQQGEYWLNIWARALRGGLHCLMKYGKANPGDRSMIDVINAVCETYENILHKEFREICSAIKAAAWQACEATKTMKPKVGRASYVKQTQYLQNVDAGAYAAATWIGAIIDVIKNAKI, encoded by the exons ATGGCGGTCGGACCAAGGAAGATAAATATTGTGGAATGCTTTCTCTGTTTTACTACAGACTACAGATGTATAGTGCATGCCATTGAAACAGGGAGGGATAGTAGAAAGAAGACAGATAAAGTGACACAATATCTTCGATTTCTGCCGGActgctgtcgcctctacttcttctcACTGACGTTCACTCTAGA TACGCCGAACGACGCTTTCGCGGAATACTCCATTCATTTGATTGAAAGTTCTACAAAAGTTCTCCCGAAAACTATGAAGAGCTTAATTAATTCTATTGACAACGCTGTTACGGAGACTCTATTTGGCTTATGCTATGCTTATCCACAACTCGAGTATCAACCAGCCCATAAAGTCGTTCTAATTCCAAAC CTTGAAGCTCGAAAGAATAAGGCATCCGTTATATGCGGCGGTGGAGCTGGACACGAACCTTTTGCAGCAG GTTTCGTGGGAAATGGCATGTTGACTGCAGCTGTGTCAGGTTGTATATTTTCTGCGCCAACATCGCAAAATGTTAGCTACGCAATTGATCGTGTTTCTCTGCATAGTAAAG CTGGCATCTTAATGGTAATTCCGAATTATACTGGAGACTGCCTTAATTTTGGGATTGCAGTTGAAAAAGCGAAACAAGCGGGTTTAAAG ATTACAGAATTAATTGTAGACGAAGATTGCAGTATACCGAGCAGTGAGCAGGGTGTTGCTGGTAAACGTGGACTACCAGGAATTTTGTTCGTTTTTAAAATAGCTGGCGCGCTTGCTGAAAGAGGACTGCCACTTgaagaaatttatgaaattgCGCAGaatgttgtaaaaaatatggccACTTATGCAGTTGGATTAACTGCATGTGCTATACCTG GGCAGCCACCAATGTTCGAGCTTACAGAAGACGAGGTAGAATGTGGGATGGGGATTCATGGTGAAGCTggttatgagaaaattaaattaaaatcatcGAATGAAGTGGTTTCGTTCATGTTGAAACATATTTGTGACTCATTATCTTTGCACAGTGGAGATGAAGTTGCAgcaattattaacaattttggAGCGTTGAGTCAACTTGAGCAAGGAATTGTTGTTCATGATTTGATACATCAGCTTA GGAATTTGAATATACACCCTGTGCGTATATATTCAGGAGTTTTGATGACGTCGTTGAATAGCGCCGGCATACATATCACGCTTTTGAAATTACCGGAATCTTATAAGGATACTTTCATCAGTTGTTTGGATGAACCTACCAATGCTCCGAAATGGCCAGGTTGTGCGTACAGTATTCCTTCAAAAATTGTACAGAGCACACAGAGCGTACAGAGCATTTCTGAACGTCTTTGTCAAGTAACACAAAATATAGAACATGCTGGATTAAAGATTGATGTCCAATACCAAAACATATTGAAAGAGTGTCTAAAAAGTGCTTGCGAAAGTATAATTGAAAAAGAAGGTTTTATTAATGACCTCGACAGAGGTTGTGGCGACGGTGATTGTGGTTCAACACTTACTAGACTTGCTAATG ATATTTTACAAAACATAAATAACTATTATTTCTCACATCCTTCGTCGGTTCTTTCCAAACTGGCACATACAGCTGAGGAACAAATGGGTGGAACATCGGGAGCATtgtattgtttatttttcacgACTGCTGCTGTAGAATTAATATCAGCCCAACAAGGAGAATACTGGTTAAATATATGGGCTCGAGCACTACGTGGTGGTTTACACTGCTTAATGAAATATGGGAAAGCCAATCCAGGAGACAGATCTATG ATTGACGTGATCAATGCAGTCTGCGAAACatatgaaaatattttgcaTAAGGAATTCCGTGAAATTTGCTCTGCTATAAAAGCAGCAGCTTGGCAGGCATGCGAAGCTACAAAAACTATGAAACCCAA AGTCGGTCGAGCTAGCTACGTAAAACAAACTCAATATTTACAAAATGTAGATGCTGGGGCATATGCAGCCGCTACTTGGATTGGCGCTATTATAGATGTAATTAAGAATGCTAAAATCTAA
- the LOC143368622 gene encoding triokinase/FMN cyclase isoform X2 → MYFPLYSATPNDAFAEYSIHLIESSTKVLPKTMKSLINSIDNAVTETLFGLCYAYPQLEYQPAHKVVLIPNLEARKNKASVICGGGAGHEPFAAGFVGNGMLTAAVSGCIFSAPTSQNVSYAIDRVSLHSKAGILMVIPNYTGDCLNFGIAVEKAKQAGLKITELIVDEDCSIPSSEQGVAGKRGLPGILFVFKIAGALAERGLPLEEIYEIAQNVVKNMATYAVGLTACAIPGQPPMFELTEDEVECGMGIHGEAGYEKIKLKSSNEVVSFMLKHICDSLSLHSGDEVAAIINNFGALSQLEQGIVVHDLIHQLRNLNIHPVRIYSGVLMTSLNSAGIHITLLKLPESYKDTFISCLDEPTNAPKWPGCAYSIPSKIVQSTQSVQSISERLCQVTQNIEHAGLKIDVQYQNILKECLKSACESIIEKEGFINDLDRGCGDGDCGSTLTRLANDILQNINNYYFSHPSSVLSKLAHTAEEQMGGTSGALYCLFFTTAAVELISAQQGEYWLNIWARALRGGLHCLMKYGKANPGDRSMIDVINAVCETYENILHKEFREICSAIKAAAWQACEATKTMKPKVGRASYVKQTQYLQNVDAGAYAAATWIGAIIDVIKNAKI, encoded by the exons ATGTATTTCCCCTTATATTCGGC TACGCCGAACGACGCTTTCGCGGAATACTCCATTCATTTGATTGAAAGTTCTACAAAAGTTCTCCCGAAAACTATGAAGAGCTTAATTAATTCTATTGACAACGCTGTTACGGAGACTCTATTTGGCTTATGCTATGCTTATCCACAACTCGAGTATCAACCAGCCCATAAAGTCGTTCTAATTCCAAAC CTTGAAGCTCGAAAGAATAAGGCATCCGTTATATGCGGCGGTGGAGCTGGACACGAACCTTTTGCAGCAG GTTTCGTGGGAAATGGCATGTTGACTGCAGCTGTGTCAGGTTGTATATTTTCTGCGCCAACATCGCAAAATGTTAGCTACGCAATTGATCGTGTTTCTCTGCATAGTAAAG CTGGCATCTTAATGGTAATTCCGAATTATACTGGAGACTGCCTTAATTTTGGGATTGCAGTTGAAAAAGCGAAACAAGCGGGTTTAAAG ATTACAGAATTAATTGTAGACGAAGATTGCAGTATACCGAGCAGTGAGCAGGGTGTTGCTGGTAAACGTGGACTACCAGGAATTTTGTTCGTTTTTAAAATAGCTGGCGCGCTTGCTGAAAGAGGACTGCCACTTgaagaaatttatgaaattgCGCAGaatgttgtaaaaaatatggccACTTATGCAGTTGGATTAACTGCATGTGCTATACCTG GGCAGCCACCAATGTTCGAGCTTACAGAAGACGAGGTAGAATGTGGGATGGGGATTCATGGTGAAGCTggttatgagaaaattaaattaaaatcatcGAATGAAGTGGTTTCGTTCATGTTGAAACATATTTGTGACTCATTATCTTTGCACAGTGGAGATGAAGTTGCAgcaattattaacaattttggAGCGTTGAGTCAACTTGAGCAAGGAATTGTTGTTCATGATTTGATACATCAGCTTA GGAATTTGAATATACACCCTGTGCGTATATATTCAGGAGTTTTGATGACGTCGTTGAATAGCGCCGGCATACATATCACGCTTTTGAAATTACCGGAATCTTATAAGGATACTTTCATCAGTTGTTTGGATGAACCTACCAATGCTCCGAAATGGCCAGGTTGTGCGTACAGTATTCCTTCAAAAATTGTACAGAGCACACAGAGCGTACAGAGCATTTCTGAACGTCTTTGTCAAGTAACACAAAATATAGAACATGCTGGATTAAAGATTGATGTCCAATACCAAAACATATTGAAAGAGTGTCTAAAAAGTGCTTGCGAAAGTATAATTGAAAAAGAAGGTTTTATTAATGACCTCGACAGAGGTTGTGGCGACGGTGATTGTGGTTCAACACTTACTAGACTTGCTAATG ATATTTTACAAAACATAAATAACTATTATTTCTCACATCCTTCGTCGGTTCTTTCCAAACTGGCACATACAGCTGAGGAACAAATGGGTGGAACATCGGGAGCATtgtattgtttatttttcacgACTGCTGCTGTAGAATTAATATCAGCCCAACAAGGAGAATACTGGTTAAATATATGGGCTCGAGCACTACGTGGTGGTTTACACTGCTTAATGAAATATGGGAAAGCCAATCCAGGAGACAGATCTATG ATTGACGTGATCAATGCAGTCTGCGAAACatatgaaaatattttgcaTAAGGAATTCCGTGAAATTTGCTCTGCTATAAAAGCAGCAGCTTGGCAGGCATGCGAAGCTACAAAAACTATGAAACCCAA AGTCGGTCGAGCTAGCTACGTAAAACAAACTCAATATTTACAAAATGTAGATGCTGGGGCATATGCAGCCGCTACTTGGATTGGCGCTATTATAGATGTAATTAAGAATGCTAAAATCTAA